One Drechmeria coniospora strain ARSEF 6962 chromosome 01, whole genome shotgun sequence genomic region harbors:
- a CDS encoding MFS transporter, which translates to MPLSASSMESLKESSTRPRGIIARLFGTDFKRHASTRASNQTSNGRLAPSPKRAMGILNVKETVDVPGSVRLVATKSNHSPAFRGADARTSPHSSAPQASFPLDLPASSAVPDTIEGMKKTSDGSIILEPQPEESVNDPLNWPAWRRDVALLSLGFYCIICGGITPLLSAGFPNLTQEHSISLEAFSLTTGLYMMGLAIGSVLASPTAILFGKRPVYLASAAIFIGTCLWAALSSSFASLMAARVFQGMAVSPIECLPPSTIVDMFFLHERAYRIGIYNMLLLGGLNLLPLLSSVVIDVYGWRWVFWIVAMLVFLAFVLLFFFVPESYWERKSTRELSMAPFFLRPLPSCFFAPRVAMTSTARRGCDVGPIPPLSGRLASVATIDQDEGGDHDIHARCHSVTSPPARPLSADRATIAGIQAMGEPWTGPPATGSEAPEEDLQDSRVWPTSSNPGINIRVLELLSRSAPDVPPTPRLHSFSSPYYQTILERNSDADYFTVEPTRDSGKLLSFLHNEPASTNSYTQALRQRPAQTLVQRLKPYHGRLRNDKWLKVMIRPVILLAYPAVLWSSAVYASSVGWLIVISETMTVLYRDPAMYDLTGLQTGLVYFLPLLGGILGTGAAGKLSDWTVRVMSRRNGGLYEPEFRLVMVIPVLVTKTLGLAGFGWSSQELESWIVPSIFFGILSFGCAMGATTAMTFCLDSYHQYAAEALVALNLSKNMLHGLIFGLLVSRWLAADGSKTVYMWLSIIQLIVLLTAVPLYMYGKRARMWTNELESERRLDFYDTAQRIPGRKRMGYCSDMGDVVGFQGLERVLRLWGADDGDAVSRFNVCK; encoded by the exons ATGCCGCTCTCTGCATCTTCCATGGAGAGTCTGAAGGAGTCATCCACTCGACCCCGCGGCATCATTGCCCGCCTGTTCGGAACAGACTTCAAACGGCATGCCTCCACGAGGGCCTCAAACCAGACCTCCAACGGGCGGTTAGCTCCGTCACCAAAGAGGGCCATGGGAATCCTGAATGTCAAGGAGACAGTCGACGTGCCAG GTTCCGTCCGCCTCGTTGCTACAAAGTCCAACCATTCACCGGCTTTCCGCGGTGCTGATGCAAGAACGTCCCCGCACTCCTCTGCTCCCCAGGCATCCTTCCCCCTCGACCTGCCGGCGAGTTCCGCCGTGCCCGACACTATCGAGGGGATGAAGAAAACGAGCGACGGTAGCATCATCCTAGAACCCCAGCCCGAGGAGTCGGTCAATGATCCTCTCAACTGGCCTGCCTGGCGCCGCGATGTTGCCTTGCTATCTCTCGGCTTCTACTGCATCATTTGTGGTGGCATCACACCCCTTCTTTCCGCCGGCTTCCCCAACCTGACTCAGGAGCACAGCATCTCGCTCGAGGCCTTCTCCCTCACAACTGGCCTGTACATGATGGggctcgccatcggctcCGTTCTCGCCTCTCCCACGGCCATCCTGTTCGGCAAGCGGCCCGTGTATCTTGCCAGTGCCGCCATCTTCATCGGCACTTGCCTCTGGGCCGCCTTGTCCTCTAGCTTCGCCTCTCTCATGGCTGCCCGCGTCTTTCAAGGCATGGCTGTGAGCCCCATTGAATGCCTTCCGCCCTCCACCATTGTCGATATGTTCTTCCTCCATGAGCGGGCTTACCGCATCGGCATCTACAACAtgctcctgctcggcggcttGAACCTGCTTCCCCTGCTCAGTTCTGTCGTCATCGACGTGTACGGCTGGCGTTGGGTCTTTTG GATCGTCGCCATGCTCGTCTTCCTGGCCTTCGTCCTCCTCTTCTTCTTTGTCCCAGAATCTTACTGGGAGAGAAAATCAACGAGGGAGCTGTCGATGGCTCCGTTCTTCCTCCGCCCTCTTCCCTCCTGCTTCTTCGCACCCCGCGTTGCCATGACATCCACGGCGCGTCGTGGCTGCGATGTAGGCCCAATCCCTCCCCTCTCCGGAAGGCTTGCCTCAGTCGCCACCATCGACCAGGATGAAGGCGGCGACCATGACATCCATGCTCGCTGCCATTCGGTCACCTCACCGCCCGCTCGTCCCCTCTCGGCTGACCGAGCCACAATCGCGGGAATTCAAGCAATGGGCGAGCCTTGGACTGGGCCCCCTGCCACTGGAAGCGAAGCTCCTGAGGAAGACCTGCAGGACTCACGCGTATGGCCCACGTCGTCGAACCCAGGCATCAACATTCGAGTCCTCGAGCTTCTGAGCCGCTCTGCTCCAGACGTACCGCCGACTCCTAGGCTGCATAGCTTTTCCTCGCCGTACTATCAGACCATCCTTGAGAGGAATTCCGATGCCGACTATTTCACCGTCGAACCGACTCGAGACAGTGGGAAACTGCTTTCATTCCTGCACAACGAGCCGGCCAGCACGAATTCGTACACACAAGCCCTTCGTCAGCGGCCCGCCCAGACCCTTGTTCAACGGTTGAAGCCGTACCATGGACGCCTTAGAAATGACAAGTGGCTGAAGGTCATGATCCGTCCCGTCATCCTGCTCGCCTATCCCGCTGTCCTCTGGTCTTCTGCCGTGTACGCCTCCTCGGTCGGCTGGCTGATTGTCATTTCCGAGACCATGACCGTCCTCTACCGCGACCCAGCCATGTACGATCTCACGGGTCTGCAGACAGGTCTCGTCTACTTTTTGCCCCTCCTGGGCGGCATCTTAGGAACCGGGGCGGCGGGTAAGCTGAGCGACTGGACGGTGAGAGTCATGTCACGCCGCAACGGTGGCCTGTACGAGCCCGAGTTCCGCCTCGTCATGGTGATTCCCGTCTTGGTGACGAAGACCCTAGGCCTTGCGGGGTTTGGTTGGTCCTCGCAGGAGCTGGAGAGCTGGATCGTTCCCTCCATCTTCTTTGGCATCCTATCCTTCGGCTGCGCCATGggcgccacgacggccatgacctTTTGCCTTGACAGCTATCACCAATACGCTGCGGAAGCGTTGGTGGCTCTCAACTTGAGCAAGAATATGCTGCACGGCCTGATCTTTGGCTTACTGGTGTCGCGTtggctggccgccgacggatcGAAGACGGTATATATGTGGCTGAGCATCATCCAGTTGATTGTCCTGCTCACCGCGGTCcctctgtacatgtacggaaaGCGAGCCCGGATGTGGACG AACGAACTCGAGAGCGAAAGGCGTTTGGATTTCTACGACACGGCGCAACGGATCCCCGGCCGT AAACGGATGGGATACTGCAGCGATATGGGAGACGTTGTGGGATTCCAGGGTCTTGAGAGGGTCCTGAGGTTGTGgggtgccgatgacggcgacgcggtATCACGATTCAATGTCTGCAAGTAG
- a CDS encoding 60S ribosomal protein L37, which produces MTKGTSSFGKRHNKTHTLCRRCGRRSLHIQKHECSSCGYPAAKTRKYNWGEKAKRRKTVGTGRMRYLKDVSRRFKNGFQTGQPKGARGTTKQES; this is translated from the exons ATGA CGAAGGGTACCTCCAGCTTCGGTAAACGTCACAACAAGACGCACACCCtgtgccgacgatgcg GTCGTCGCTCGCTGCACATCCAGAAGCATGAGTGCTCCTCTTGCGGCTACCCTGCTGCCAAGACCCGAAAGT ACAACTGGGGCGAGAAGGCCAAGCGGAGAAAGACTGTCGGTACCGGTCGCATGCGCTACCTCAAGGACGTTTCTCGACGATTCAAGAACGGCTTCCAGACCGGCCAGCCCAAGGGCGCCCGTGGCACGACCAAGCAAGAGTCCTAG
- a CDS encoding small oligopeptide transporter, OPT family: MARSFFRKRLEVEEITPIPGPFDANSSSVDHLQHLQQFEKAHKLDPNLPLDDLNDVDAAIATGNAEKGIEIEHALMEDNSPYPEVRTPFRGQPPAPSSRVHTQTHGMGLTECQVRAVVRNYDVDFPANTVRAWVIGMLLCTLGSGVNMLFSLRNPSIAITTYVVQLIAYPIGRGWDLVMPDRVWNLCGLKFNLRPGKFNYKEHVVIVAMSNAAYGGGVLYATDVLIAQKVFYGQDFGPAFQILFGITTLCTGYGLAGLARRFLVWPAAMIWPADLVNCALFYTLHDHSRSDPSKTNGWSIGRYKLFLIVGVAAFVYYWIPGWIFRGLSVFAWLCWVAPNNVVVNKIFGGQHGYGLMPVTFDWTIVSGFVGSPLIPPFHAIANVLVGIVVFFVFVSMGVHFSGVWYADYVPVQSSESYDNMGNIYNVSRILDSNFRFNETAYKQYSPLFLSTQFAMAYGLSFAAMSAVIIHVALYHGPDIWRQFKMARHQEDDVHMRLMKKYRDAEDWWYAALFVVMIAISFGVVVGWPTGFPAWAYVICLLLPIIWLIPIGLIQAITNIQLGLNVLTEFIIGYMVPGRPLAMMMFKNYGYISMSQALYFSQDLKLGHYMKVPPRVMFTSQLVASIWSALVQIGVMNWAIHRIPDVCSPNQPNSYTCPSGRVFYTASVVWGAIGPARIFSHGAIYSSLQWFWLVGAATPIITWLLARRWPKSIWRYVCTPVIYGGTGLLPPATVYIFLCWGVVGIIFNYFIKRRYAGWWLQYNYIVSAALDCGLIVCSLLIFFTLYLTGQNAPNWWGNRFPFETLDYTGQAIKKHLQPGETFGPSVWP; the protein is encoded by the exons ATGGCTCGCTCCTTCTTCCGGAAGCgactcgaggtcgaggagatCACGCCGATACCTGGACCCTTTGATGCCAactcgtcgagcgtcgatCACCTGCAGCACCTTCAGCAGTTCGAAAAGGCCCACAAGCTGGACCCTAACCTccccctcgacgacctcaaCGATGTGGATGCCGCCATCGCAACGGGCAATGCCGAAAAGGGCATCGAGATTGAGCATGCTCTCATGGAAGACAACAGCCCCTATCCAGAGGTACGCACGCCCTTTCGCGGTCAACCGCCGGCTCCTTCATCCCGCGTGCACACCCAGACGCACGGAATGGGACTGACAGAATGCCAGGTTCGTGCCGTCGTCCGCAACTACGACGTCGACTTCCCCGCCAACACCGTTCGCGCCTGGGTCATCGGCATGCTTCTCTGCACCCTAGGTTCCGGCGTCAACATGCTCTTCTCGCTTAGAAACCCTAGCATCGCCATCACGACCTACGTCGTCCAGCTCATCGCCTACCCCATCGGTCGTGGCTGGGACCTCGTCATGCCCGACAGAGTCTGGAACCTCTGCGGACTCAAGTTCAACCTTCGACCCGGCAAGTTCAATTACAAGGAgcacgtcgtcatcgtcgccatgtcAAAT GCTGCGTATGGTGGAGGCGTCCTGTACGCTACCGATGTTCTCATCGCCCAGAAGGTGTTTTATGGACAAGACTTTGGACCTGCCTTCCAGATTCTCTTTGGCATCACAACCCTCTGCACCGGCTACGGCCTCGCCGGTCTCGCTCGACGCTTCCTCGTCTGGCCCGCCGCCATGATTTGgcccgccgacctcgtcaacTGCGCTCTTTTCTACACCCTGCACGACCACTCGAGATCCGATCCCTCCaagaccaacggctggtCTATTGGCCGATACAAGCTCTTTCTCATCGTCGGAGTGGCCGCCTTTGTCTACTACTGGATCCCAGGCTGGATCTTTCGAGGCTTGTCCGTCTTTGCTTGGCTGTGTTGGGTTGCCCCCaacaacgtcgtcgtcaacaaGATATTCGGCGGACAGCATGGCTACGGATTGATGCCCGTCACCTTTGACTGGACCATCGTCAGCGGTTTCGTCGGCTCGCCCCTCATCCCTCCCTTCCACGCCATCGCCaatgtcctcgtcggcatcgtcgttttcttcgtcttcgtctccaTGGGCGTTCACTTCAGCGGCGTATGGTACGCCGACTACGTTCCTGTCCAGTCCTCCGAGTCCTACGACAACATGGGCAACATCTACAACGTGAGCCGAATCCTCGACAGCAACTTCCGCTTCAACGAGACGGCCTACAAGCAGTACTCGCCTCTCTTCCTCTCCACCCAGTTTGCCATGGCCTATGGCCTCTCCTTTGCCGCCATGTCCGCCGTCATCATCCACGTCGCCCTCTACCACGGCCCGGACATCTGGAGGCAGTTCAAAATGGCACGCCACCAGGAAGACGACGTCCACATGCGCCTCATGAAGAAGTACCGAGACGCCGAGGACTGGTGGTACGCTG CCTTGTTCGTCGTCATGATCGCCATCTCCTTTGGAGTTGTCGTCGGCTGGCCTACCGGATTCCCTGCGTGGGCATACGTCATCTGCCTGCTGCTCCCCATCATTTGGCTCATCCCCATCGGCCTCATCCAGGCCATCACCAACATCCAGCTTGGACTCAACGTCCTGACCGAGTTCATCATCGGCTACATGGTCCCCGGACGACCCCTTGCCATGATGATGTTCAAAAACTACGGCTACATCTCCATGTCGCAAGCCCTCTACTTTTCGCAGGACCTCAAGCTAGGCCACTACATGAAGGTGCCTCCCCGTGTCATGTTCACCTCCCAGCTGGTCGCCTCCATCTGGTCGGCACTCGTCCAGATCGGCGTCATGAACTGGGCCATCCACAGAATCCCCGATGTCTGCTCGCCAAACCAGCCCAACAGCTACACCTGCCCCAGCGGTCGCGTTTTCTACACGGCCTCGGTCGTGTGGGGCGCCATCGGTCCCGCCCGCATATTCAGCCACGGTGCCATATACTCGTCGTTGCAGTGGTTCTGGCTAGTCGGCGCCGCGACCCCCATCATCACCTGGCTCCTCGCTCGTCGGTGGCCAAAGTCGATTTGGCGCTACGTCTGCACGCCCGTCATCTACGGAGGAACCGgcttgctgccgccggcgacggtgtACATATTTCTCTGCTGGGGTGTCGTGGGCATCATCTTCAACTACTTCATCAAGCGCCGCTACGCCGGCTGGTGGctgcagtacaactacatcgtttcggccgccctcgactgTGGCCTCATCGTCTGCTCCCTCCTCATCTTCTTCACCTTGTACCTGACAGGCCAGAATGCACCGAATTGGTGGGGGAATCGTTTTCCATTTGAAACCCTCGACTACACGGGCCAAGCCATCAAGAAGCATCTGCAACCTGGCGAAACGTTTGGACCGTCCGTCTGGCCTTGA